One Peromyscus eremicus chromosome 17, PerEre_H2_v1, whole genome shotgun sequence genomic window, ATACTTAATCACATTCACCAAAGAATTATAGGAATACATAATTAAAGCAATGATAATGAGTAATAAAACTCTGGATGAGATATCTTTCAAATATCACCAGAAATAGACAGAATAAGTAGCAAAAAGATACCGTCTTCTCTGTGTGCAGTAGAACTTATGGGAGACTGGCTAAGATTTGGGCCACTAAACTAGGGCCAGCAAACCAAAGCAAATGGTAGTCTATTGCACTGAAGCTTCACATCATCAAGCTGAATCCAAGTTGTATATCCGGCCTTGAAAGAAACCAGGAGATAAAAATAGGCAAATCCCTAAACAGGTCAGGATTAGCCCTTGTGACAAGGACATTACTCCACTTTTAACCATTAAGACAAAGCAGCTCtgaaatagtcacttttctttctgtataatattcctggttttttttgtttgtttgtttttctgtctatAAAGCCAATGAGCTATGCTCATTGGACCACATGTTATAgaatcatttataaataaaactcaaTAAAACATTTAAGCCAAATTTATTGTAGTTTTGTCTCATGGTATTAGTGATAGAAAGATTACATAGAAATCTGAGAAGATAATTATCAAAGTGAGGAAATACCCAGTCTAAATAAATATAAGTGAGCACTAGGTAGGTAAAAGGGGACTTAAGAAATTTTAAGATGCACACTGTGCAAAATATTGTAATGAATTCTAATAAGttctgagaaaagaaaattaactatGATTTTATACATGAAATTGAGAGAAAGTTTGAAGAAAAGCATGTGTTCTTGGGAAATGTAAATGTTAACatggagaaacaaaagaaaacggCTCATTTTATCCCTTGAAGGAGAGGAAACTTGTGAACAGAAGCAGTCTTACTTAAAATCATGGCAAGGAATGAAAACAATCCAGAAAGGAATCTGGGCAAAAGGGGAAGTTCTCTAAAAATGAACCTCAAAATCCTACCACACAAAATGAAACTAAGGGGAGATTAAAAATAAGGTGTATTGGGACTAGGGAATGTAGGTCAGTGACTGAATGTTTaccctagcatgcacaaggcctttaTTCACTCTCCAGTAccgtggagagagagagacagacagagagacagagagagacagagacagagagacagagagagagacagagagacggagggagggatggagggggagaaagagagagagagagagagagagagagggaggagagagagaaagagacagagagatggagagagagagagagagagagagagagagagagagagagagagagagagaagaaacttaGAAGCATCCAGAGACAAAGGTTATCCTAGGGTTCTttttgttgctataataaaacctTGAATGACAACAGGACTGATGtgcatttgaactcacagagactgtggcatcaAGCATAAGATCTGAAAGGGTTCAAGTCAGAGGCTCAGaactgggaggaagaagcagacacAGGCtcccactcctaaccaagaagctatctgcaactgATATCTGTtgacaaaggaaaaatcagttttctccaatggagtctcactaggCACATCAACGACACTTTGGGGCAGCcttcatgcccaggagtagttatCCAACACAAAACTAACTGAGTGGTGTATTTGTgaactttttctttcattttgctgtgtacatgtacatgtcaATATCCATTTAAATGAGAATTAATAATCATAGAAAACACCAGATGCCCTGGACTCTGAAATTACCTATAACACAAGGTAGGTATTCCTGTGGCTACACTTTGCAAATGATCCAAGAGAAACACAACAAGCAAACATGATCGCATGAATCGTGAAAAAGCTGTGATCCTGAACCCAGAATCACAGGCTCCAGGGAGCTTGCCCTTCATCTTTGCCGCTATCAGTGTCTGCACCTGAGCAAAGATGGTTGCCAGTAAGGCTACACACTGTCCTGCAAAGAAAATTAACAAACACCTTTAAATAGATAAGAAAGCAGGTAATCTAGCATGCcagattttaaattgtattttcccCCTCTTCCCAAAAGGAATCATGTGATCACCGGCCTCACATAAATCTCAACACTGATAGCAAAGTAATTTCAACCAGTCACTTAGCAGGTGAGGGACCACTTAGTCAAGCTACATGCTCACAAGTAATCTAGACTTGATGAAAACTACCCCAGAGCACGAGAAACTACTGATTAACTCTCAGTGCCATTATCTATTATATTTAAAGACTCACTGAGGAGTAGTGAGACTCCAGATGTCTAAGCAAATACAAACATATTAGCCACAatactttcaaaaataaataaataacattatccTTAGGAATTGTCATCTCATAAACTCAGGGAAGGCGCTGAGAAGTCTCTGAAGCAATAAATGAAGGAATCAGTACCCAAGACTGACACCAATGCAAAGAGATGAGAAGGAGCTAAAACAGATCGATCAGAAGGAATCGGAGGTCTCAAAGGTGCTTACTTCCTCCTTCTTAAAGTGCACTAAATGTACTGGAGGGAGTTGTGAAGGATAAATAGTGCAAATACAGGTGAAATGGAAATCCTCCCTAGATGAAATCTCTTTGTTGATCATGCTGAGCCACACCAGGCTACTTGCCCCTCAAAAGTCTAAGGATACTCTCATTCCCACCTCTCCTCCAAACGTTGAAGCCTTGAAATTACAGGGATTACAGCCGAGCATAGCCATGCCCAGTTTACGTGGGTCCTAAGGCTTCAAACTTGAGCTCTTGTGCACTTTTTTTTATTGCTCCAACAGAAGACCATGAGAATgacaacttatgaaagaaagcatgcaATGGAaggttcacagttccagagggttagcgTCTCCAAGaccatcatagcaggaagcatggtagaagacagtcagacatggtgctggagcaatagctgagaatTTACACTGATCCACAGGatgaaggagagacagacagacagacagacagacagacagagcactAAGTGGGAAttgccatgggcttttgaaatttcaaagcccacTCTTAATGACAgatgtcctccaacaaggctacacttcctaaccctctccaaacagttccaccaactgggagctaagcattcaaatatatgagcctgtggaggtcatCCTCACTCAAACCGCTACAAGTTTTGGCCTcagtaagccatctccccagcccagccacATAATCTGTTAACTTTCTAATTCATTTCTTGCTGCTGATATGACATTTCCAAACCTTCTGCTTATGACAGCTTACCATTTCAAATCCAAATCCTGAGGCTTATATTTTCTAACATTTTACTATAGGTAATGCTAAAAATGAGTGGAGTGTGGGACTGCTGAGGGGTCATGCATGTCAGAGGATAGCATAAAGGTATAGGTTTATTCTTCTGCCTTGTTGAACCTAGAAATCAGTCTCAGAACTTAAGGCCTGGCAACAAACTTCAGAGGTGGGTTCATGTGgtggtattttttttgttttcttttgttttttgttttttgtttttcgagacagggtttctctgtgtagctttgcgcctttcctggaactcacttggtagtccaggctggcctcgaactcacagagatccgcctggctctgcctcccaagtgctgggattaaaggcgtgcaccaccaccgcctggcctgtgtggtggtattttacttgtgctgaaatgtgattttaattgtatgttaataaataaagttgcccaggggtcagagctattagagccatagcaagagagtggcggtggtggtgcacgcctttaatctcagcacttggtagacagagctaggtagatctctgtgtgttcaaggatacagccaacattggagacacacgcctttaatctcaataacatagaggacctggagggctgtacatacaggcagtgacaaggcagtgacgaggcagtcacgtgtttgggtttacaaccaatgagaaggcagaacagaaagactatttaaagacatacacacaggaagtaggcccctttttcggagagctctcttggctgaagcaggaagggtaaggctcttagctctgacctcttggctttcttctctgaatcggctctatgtttcttatttaataagacggttggttatatctacaggTTCatgcacatggaagtgtgaacgtGATGGAGAGATCCTTTAATTTTGGAGTATGTTCAGAGCTTTTACCAATCTCTTATCTCCATTAAAAATCCTGTTTTGTTGGATATTGATTTAACTTTAGGGTAGAATTATTATCAAGATACTTATACATGTTATTCAACCTCTATTAAACAATTTTAACATTGTATAGTCAATAGCATGCTCTTTTTTTCTAATCATTGCAACAGCATAGTCATTTGAGTCTTAAgttgtattttgaaaataaaaccttACCATTGAATGCCTATAATATATTCATGTGTATAAGAATATTCACATTTGGCTCTTTTCCGGTTTTCAccgccgccgcagccgccgccatGAGCAGCAAAGTCTCTCGCAACACCCTGTACGAGGCGGTGCGGGAGGTCCTGCACGGGAACCAGCGCAAGCGCCGCAAGTTCCTGGAGACGGTGGAGCTGCAGATCAGCCTGAAGAACTATGACCCCCAGAAGGACAAGCGCTTCTCGGGCACCGTCAGGCTCAAGTCCACGCCGCGCCCCAAGTTCTCGGTGTGCGTCCTGGGGGACCAGCAGCACTGTGATGAGGCCAAGGCCGTGGACATCCCCCACATGGACATCGAGGCGCTCAAGAagctgaacaagaacaagaagcTGGTCAAAAAGCTCGCCAAGAAGTACGATGCCTTTTTGGCCTCCGAGTCTCTGATCAAGCAGATCCCCCGTATCCTGGGCCCAGGCCTCAACAAGGCTGGCAAGTTCCCTTCCCTGCTGACACACAATGAAAACATGGTGGCCAAAGTGGATGAGGTCAAGTCCACGATCAAGTTCCAGATGAAGAAGGTGCTGTGTCTGGCTGTTGCTGTTGGCCACGTGAAGATGACCGATGATGAGCTGGTCTACAACATCCACCTGGCTGTCAATTTCTTGGTGTCCTTGCTCAAGAAGAACTGGCAAAATGTCCGGGCTTTGTACATCAAGAGCACCATGGGCAAGCCCCAGCGTCTGTACTAAGACGCCCCAATAAACCTTAGTgctaccataaaaaaaaaaaaaaaaaaaaaaaaaaaaaaaaaagaatattcacaTTTGATTCAGGTACTAGGGAGAATGCTTTATCTGTGGTCAGGCACTATACTTGCGTCAAACCTTCAaggtaacagaaaataaaatagaacattcAGTAAGAAGGaccattttctattttctgggATCCACATTATGCCACAGACTTCAAATACAAATTATAGTTAAGTATTTTTACAACCTTACAACCTTCAGTGATAATTGTCTTTGAATAAAAGTTAAGACAGCTCTCCCTGCTTGGGGATGCCATGTAGGAATGTTCGGAGCAGATACAGATATCAGATCTTAACTACTTCTCTAATATTGACTTTGTAGAATCCTTTACTCATTCCTCTTCATGCAAAACTGCTGTGTGTGTTACAGCAACAAAGATGCATTGGCTGGTGGAGCCGTTACTCTGGCCCAGAGAAGCTAATAACCAATTTTCAGAAGTTTTATAAGTGGCTTGTGAACCCAAACCTAAAATCTGAGCTTAAAATTGGTCATAGTGGGAGTATTTACATCACAGATATCACAGATATAAGCTATTGTGATGACCTGTTTTGGATTGGATCTTAATTGTCTCCCAAAGCTCAGGTATTGAATCCTTGCTCCCCAATGCAACAGTACTCAGAGGTGGGGCCTTTAGGAGGCTGAAGGCTCTGATTTCATTATTGATTAGTCCATATATGGATTGTTTTAGTTTGGGTTTCaactgctatgatgaaacaccatgacgaaAAGCAACTTGGccagcaaagggtttatttggtttatacttcttcatcatagtccatcattgcagAAAGTcggcagaaactcaaacagagcaggaacctgaaggaagaAGCTgttgcaggggccatggaggggtgctgcttactggcttgctcttatggtttgttcagtctgctttcttatagaacccaggaccaccagtccagggatggcaccacccacagtggtctgggctctCCCtgatcaatcactgattaagaaaatgccctacagcctggCGGcgatggcacatgtctttaatcccagcactcaggaggaagacccgggcagatctctgtgagtttgaggccaaacccggtctgcagagtgagatccagcacaggcagcaaaactacacagagaaatcctgtcttgaaaaaccaaaaggaagccagttgtggtggcgcacgccaaaaggatttgctgaaggaggcagaggcaagaggatcacgagtcgaggccagcctgggctacacatttagcccggcggtggtggcgcacgcctttaataccagcacttgggaggcagagccaggcggatctttgtgagttccagtccagcctggtctacagagcaagatccaggaaaggcgcaaagctacacagagaaaccctgtctcgaaaaacaaaaaaaaagaaagaaaagaaatgacactCCATGTATCAAATTGGCCTTGTGGATTGCACCCTTGTGTTTTCATAGGATGAATACCTTGCTGAAATTGAGATTTCCATGACCTTTATTACCATGAAGATTTCAGATTAGAGAATGCTAATTCCTTCAAAGGACTGCTTAGAATGTCAGACTTCTCAGgcaattataaaataatacagtCTAAagacaaattattaaaaaaaatgaatcattttgTTTTAGCAACTAATTTAAAACTCCAGAGgtaaatggtttttgttttttgtgattgttgttattgtttttatttgtttgttttgtttgtcaaaaAAGAACCAAACAGGAATATttgctctttccattttctttagtAGAATGATACATTTATGTGTATCAAGTCTATGATACATTTATGTATAGTAAGTCTATGATATGATTATGGGTTACATTGTCCTATTACTTCCTGGCTACATGTTTAGAACTTAAAGTTGGTAGCATGGTGGtattagaatttttaaagtaGAGGTTTGGGAAAAGTGCATAGTTTCACACTGTAACTCACTGGTAGCAACAAAATATTTATGACTAAATATTATAATATTGAAGACAGTGTCACTGGAATGTCAATCAACAGAATGTTCCAACAGGACTTTCTGTGATGAGAGAATTGTTTTAGAAACAAGCAGCCATGGGTGACTTTAAACACTTGAAAGGAGTAAGTGCACTTGAAACTTTATTAAAATTCAATTAATTTACATTTAATCTTATTTAGCTACATATGGCTAGTGGCTACTGTATTGAATATTGCACTTAGGTGGTGTCAATGTGTTCATACTTAAGTGGGAGTGTTTATATATTCATGCAGAAAACATAGAGGAACAGGACAGTGTGAGCCGCAACTGCGACATTTAGGTAAGGGTTAGAAACCGGCACATTCTCAGGCTGAAACGATGGAGAATCGTGAATCACCTCTCTCTCAATATGCCTAACTCTGTGTTCTATGTGCTGCAAAACCAGTAAGTTACCTTTCCTGACTGGTAAAAGGGTTACAAAGTTTAATATTTGTTGTATACTTAGTGACAAGCAGTAGAGAAATAATGCACCTTTGATGTCTCAATAATATTGGTGACTTACTGACTGCagtaatacatcttttttttttaatttctttttgttttgccttAGTGTTTTTATTGATACTAAGTGTTGAAGCCAGGGTCTTACATATGCAGTCTGTGAGTATTCTCAATAAAGATATTACAGGcgcaaataaattatatttaaacttGCCTGTATATAACGTATTTTCCTTTTATCAAATAACTAGAAATTACTCTTCATCTAATGGCACCAGTTTTTTTGGTTCcatatttttcataatatatatcatatttaaAGTTAATCTGCATAAAGTCTAACACAGAATTTTAAACACATAAttcagttttactttttaaaccaGCAGTGATTATTAGTAAATGCCTTTAGCATTGATGATTTCTTCCTTATTTATAAACATATTATCATTAGGCCCAAAGATTTGTACTAACATACAAGATGCCTAAGTACATTCTTTCAAAATCTGCACAGCTACTTAAAGAATAGAggccattttcaaagaaaaatcaaatgtCAATATGTCATTAATATTAAGAGAAATGAGGCTAGTAAGTTTCAATAtatgatggtttttttttcctttgacatttAACCCGTCATATTAAAAACTTcttcaaaggaaagaaatatcAGCTTGTCACCTGGAGATCGAAATTGAGCAACTCTAAGACAAACTGCTGTTTCTTCCCCATGATGAAATTCATAGAATGGACAAAAATGTCAGCACAAAAATAGACCATCTGGGAAAAAAGCCATCAGGGAAAGAAGGACAGCTATTGTTATAATTACaactaaaattcattttaaagccTGTTATTTCTCCCAGTAGTACATGAAAGAACACCCACCACACTGATTTATATTGTGAAATACTAAGGTGAGAAGAAAATGTGATAAGACTGTTTATGGCAGTCTGTGGATTTAATTCTAATAAAAGATGAATTAGGGATAACATGATATTTTAAGGAATGGCAAATATATTAACTCATCCTGTACAAAGAACATGTCACAAGATGGCATTTTGAAATTCCAGAATGACAAACAGAGATCTATATCACTATTAAATACCATGCAAGATGTTGGTAGGTCTTATGTCAAAGCACACGTcttatcaggaaaatttcttaAACTGCAAGAGTAATAGAACACTAAATACATCCTCTAATGAGAATCAACAACTTGCATTTTTGcacagtttaaaaattattttgaataaacAGGAAGCAACAGAGGCAGTGAGTCCCAGATATTTCTGTTGCTCCTAAGAACATCCTccaaagaaaaacagacacaatAAAATATTAGGCTTTTCACTACATGTGAAACAGAAGAGTATGAATTTGAGCAAGGTTTATTAAAAGCAAGTATTGCTAGCCAGTGGCTACTCAGGTTGTTAATTGCTTAGCATTCAACACAACATGAAGTGAAAACC contains:
- the LOC131894358 gene encoding large ribosomal subunit protein uL1-like; this translates as MSSKVSRNTLYEAVREVLHGNQRKRRKFLETVELQISLKNYDPQKDKRFSGTVRLKSTPRPKFSVCVLGDQQHCDEAKAVDIPHMDIEALKKLNKNKKLVKKLAKKYDAFLASESLIKQIPRILGPGLNKAGKFPSLLTHNENMVAKVDEVKSTIKFQMKKVLCLAVAVGHVKMTDDELVYNIHLAVNFLVSLLKKNWQNVRALYIKSTMGKPQRLY